CTGTTCTCTCAGGTTTCCTTATCCAACCGTGAGAGAGAACCTTTGTCCAGTGATGATGAACATGGACTGCTTGTCCTTTCCATGTCTTCCTGGTGCCATGGTGTTTTGGCAGCGCTGATGAATTTCTCAGcctcagtttcttttctttGATCAGGTACAGAGTGCGATCATGAGATCCTCTGTTTTTCACCTGGTTTTGGGTTCCTGTAACCttttgtgttttagtttgagACCACTCCCGTGTTTGAATAACAGATTCACACGGTTTCCTCTGAAACCTGAATTGATTGGCATTTCATATCTATGCCAGGttattaaaaaaacaagttTACGTCTGTTGGAAAGAGGTTATGTGACAAGTTCACGCTTGTCCTCACCGTTGTTTTTCATGCCTGTGTTTCAGGATCCTCATCTCCACTCCGTTTGCGGTGATGACTTACTTCATGATCTGGTTTGTTCCGCcggtggaggaggggaaggtGATCTGGTACCTGGTGTTCTACTGCCTCTTCCAGTCCCTTCAGACGGTGGGTCTCGTCTTTGTCTCACCTTTTTCCTCTAGCtatcaccgtcacacacacacacacacacacacacacacacactctgtgtctcaCCTTTTTCCTCTGGCtatcaccgtcacacacacacacacactgtgtctcacCTTTTTCCTCTGGCtatcaccgtcacacacacacacactgtgtctcacCTTTTTCCTCTAGCtatcaccgtcacacacacacacacacacacacacacacacactctgtgtctcaCCTTTTTCCTCTGGCtatcaccgtcacacacacacacacactgtgtctcacCTTTTTCCTCTGGCtatcaccgtcacacacacacacacacacacacacacacacacacactctgtgtctcaCCTTTTTCCTCTGGCtatcaccgtcacacacacacacactgtgtctcacCTTTTTCCTCTGGCtatcaccgtcacacacacacacacacacactctgtgtctcaCCTTTTTCCTCTGGCtatcaccgtcacacacacatacacaacctaagagtcacacacactgagttgtGTGGGccttgtgttctttttttttattaatgaatgtttatttttattttcacagtGTTTCCATGTGCCATACTCGGCACTCACCATGTTCATCAGCTCAGACCAGAAAGAGCGAGACTCCGCTACGGCCTACAGTGAGTCCTGTCACAGTTGTTGAGGGGAGAAACTAATTTCAACATGACCCAGCCTTTTAAAATGCCAACAGTGTTACTTACAtttcttaaaggtgcagtccttgattataatacATTACAAAATAGTGCAAATAGGGTAATCTGGTATTTAGTCTTAGCAAATATGGTCTACTTCTGGTAGTACCTACCACTTTAAGTGGACTGAAATGGTGCAGAAGAACAGTTCATGTAAGCAATTTCTTTACTTAGGTGCAAATGGCTGATGTTGGCTGCTTGTACCAAAATAACGAATTATATTTAGCTAGGGCTACAGTGCCGTCTTTGAAATTGTCCTTTTCAACTGCCCCTCAAAGAAGGCATTCTTTACCATTACATGTCCTATCATGGGGAAACATGCTTAATCCGTATTTGTGGCATGTACCTCAGAGTTGTATTGTCACCCTCATTGCTCTCTCGCTCCTGTGCTTCTCTCATGCCACAGGGATGACGGTTGAGGTGTTGGGCACAGTGCTTGGCACTGCCATCCAAGGCCAGATAGTGGGTGGGGCGATCGCCCCCTGCCTCCGAAGTGAACTGGACACCCTGTCGGACCTGAACTCCACTCAGCTGGGGTTAGAGGTCAACGTATCGGGCATCTCTCTGAATGACACGGTGAGTGAGGAGACGGAGCATAGAGGAGTTTGTCCACCCACCTATCTGCTGCTCACCTGGTGAACGATCCCTGCGGTTCTTCCTAATTTGCTTCCTGTTTTCCCCCGTTTTGCGTTCCTTTCCTCAGAAACAAGCGTACATGATCGCATCGGGAGTAATCTGCATCGTCTACGTGCTCTGCGCCATCGTGCTCTTCGTGGGTGTCAAAGAACAAGAAGGTGAGTGAAGTAGTCATTCAGTTAAAGAGCCgtgaaagagcagagaggcgCTGATTGCTGGACATTGACTCTTTGCTGCAACTAAATGTGGATGTGCACTTAGTTTTGTGTTGGTTGTATTGCGCTCCTTTCCATAgcaggaatgtttttttttttctccctaaaTTGCATCAACATATATTTGTTTGAcagaatgtgcttgtgtgtttttctgtttcctttACAAATTGGAATTACCATTTGCTATCAATATTTCCCAGATTCGTAGCTTCACATATTGCTtgctttaccttttttttttctctctccttcttttccagAGAGTGGACGTCTGAAGGCGGATCGCCGCCTGTCATTCTTTGAAGGGATGCGTCTGGTGATTAGCTTTGGTCCCTACATCAAGCTGGTCATGGGCTTCTTGTTCACCTCACTGGCCTTTATGGTAAGTGGCTCATAGTTGTGTCATCAGATATATACTGTAAACCGCACTCTTTAAAAGGCAAAATAATATGTTTGCATTGCTTTCATTGAAGATAAGCTGGTTCTCTCGAAATGTCAACGTGCATTGTGGCGGAACTGTGTTtgattgttttatgtttttggatACTGGAAACGATTGtacgttgtttgtttgtttgttttaccttTTGTAGCTCTTGGAAGGAAACCTTGCCCTGTTCTGCACCTACACTCTTGGACTGCGGAATGATTTCCAGAATGTTCTGCTGGCCATTATGGTAAGAGATCCTAACTTGAcacttggggtgggggggttcacTCCCTCCAGTTATAAGGTTACTTGGTATTCAAGCTGTGCACTGCAGTTGTTGAAGTTAAAAGACAGGTTTGTTGAAGTCAGTCAGCTCAAGTAGCCAGGGTTTGGGAGGAAGATTCTCTGGATCAGTGTCCTTTTGTCTTAAAGACAAAGAACGCTACAGTAGGAAGCACTTAACACTGATTCTGGACaaggggggcgacagtggtacaggaggtaaagaagtcggttagtaatcagaaggttgctagttcgattccctgtcgaagcgtccttgagcaagacactgaacccctaattgctcctgatgtgcagtgtgccatcagtgtaaaaatgtaaaatgtgtatacattgtaagtcgcacatatgtaagtcgctttggataaaagcgtctgctaaatgactaaatgtaaatgtaaatggacgCCTGCCTGGGAAGAGAACCTCTGTGCCCCTCGGGGTGACCAGGGACGGTCGAGGGCTGTTGGCAGCACTTCGGTGCTAGTTTGAGGCAAGGTGACTTGTCGCCATGGAAATTAAACGAGAGATTTTAGGGTTGAGGGGACACATTCTAGTGGCATGTGGGAAACAGTCCCACTCTCATAAACACGGGCACTCTCCAAGTAAGCAGGCAACAGTgcaagagggagaaacacagaaGCCTTTGTGTCACAGCAGCCATTTGTATCCTCTGGTGAAAAGAACAATTTCTTGGGTATCTCTACAGTAACCTTTGCCTTTCCTGCCCTGTCATGCCAATGTTTAGATTGCTTTCCTGAATATGTGGTTGGccatttcttgttttttttttttcttcttcttcttctttgacgGGCTGTAATAAACCACAGCTTTGTTCACTCCTATATTGAACGGGATAAAGCATGGTGACCTTACAGCATGAGACTTGTCAGTGTGCCATTTTTCAGTTTTGATCTACGGCAGGACAACTAGAAAGAGGCTGGTGATCATTCCATAGAGTTCAGAACATACGTCAGAACAACAGGGTTTCCGTGACGAGGGTCCTTGTTGCAAAAGGACCCAGACTCACAACACTAAACACGTGCTAGCCCCCACCAGACTCACAACACTAAACACATGCTAGCCCCCACCACACATCAGCTGATGGGCCTCCAAATAGGGAAATGACCCTTGGTTGTTAGTGGTAGCGTGTCCTATGGGGGTTTTGTGGAAACCCCCtggtgcgtgtgtttgggtgggctGGGTTTGTTGGGGTGATTCACGTTTCTCATGTATTCTTGTTTCTCATGAATTCTTGTTTCTCATGAattcttgtttctttttttcatccttAGCTTTCTGGCACCATTTCCATTCCATTCTGGCAGTGGTTCCTCTCGCGCTTTGGGAAGAAGACTGCCGTCTACTTTGGCATCACGGTAGCTACATGATAAAttagtcactgtgtgtgtgtgtttgtgtgttgaatctacgtgtgtgcgtgaaatggaaaataaatatttattattcCTGTGTAGACAATTCCTGTGTATGTAATGAGCAATACATCTTTTTAAATGACCTACATTAATGTATGTCTGGTTCTAgtctacatacacatatattctgtacttaaacacagtgtgtgtgtgtgtgtgtgtgtgtgtgtgtgtgtgtgtgtgtgtctgtttaagctgttcatgtttgtttttaagcttgcatgtgtaagtgtgtgtgtatttgagctgttgttcatgtgtgtttttaagcttgcatgggtgtgaatgtgtgtgtgtgtgtgtgtatatttgagctgttgttcatgtgtgtttttaagctTGCATGGGTGTGCTAACACCTCTTCTTCTCTGACAGTGGGCGGTGCCCTTCATGATAATGGTCATCTGCCTGGAGCCCAACATCATCGTGGCGTATGTGGTTGCCGTGGCATCTGGCATTAGCGTTGCCGCTGCCTTCCTCCTCCCATGGTGAGACATAGCTGTTCATCTTGTAGCTTTTTCTCGGCTCAGGATCTTCATTTAGTCAGTCCATCCGATTATCTTTCTCTGCAAAAAATGCCCGTTGAATTTCCTCTGATCTAGCCATTTCAACTTTGCTTACAGAAAAAGTCCTTGTTAACTTATAATTGATGTATAATTTTCTTCTGTCTTATGTAGGTCAATGCTGCCAGACGTTGTGGATGACTTTAAAGTGCAAAATCCAGATACTCAAGGCCATGAAGCAATCTTCTACTCTTTCTATGTTTTCTTCACCAAATTTGCCTCTGGAGTGTCATTGGGTGTCTCCACCCTCAGCCTGGAGtgagtattctctctctcctctttcctctctcactctgtacctctgtccctccctctctctctgcctgcctctctcacacagaagTGTATGCGCTCTGGTAAAACAAAGAGCTTTGGGTTTCGTGTGCGATGTCACTGGCATACAGATTTTTAATTGTTCAGGTCATATTAGCTAGTCCTTCATTGGGACCAGCAGACTGGACTGTAGTGGAGTAGAGTGCCTAGCTTTCCTGTAGTGTAGAGTGCCTAGCTTTCATTGGGACCAGCAGACTGGACTGTAGAGGAGTAGAGTGCCTAGCTTTCCTGTAGTGGAGTGCCTAGCTTTCCTGTAGTGGAGTAGAGTGCCTAGCTTTCCTGTAGTGGAGTAGAGTGCCTAGCTTTCCTGTAGTGGAGTAGAGTGCCTAGCTTTCCTGTAGTGGAGTAGAGTGCCTAGCTTTCATTGGGACCAGCAGACTGGACTGTAGTGGAGTAGAGTGCCTAGCTTTCCTGTAGTGTATTGCCTAGCTTTCCTATAGTGGAGTGCCTAGCCTTCATTGGGACCAGTGGACTGGACTGTAGTGGAGTGCGTAGCTTTCCTGCAGCGTGGTTTCTGTCCCACTTGCTAGAGCTTAAGCCTCCTGCTTAAGACTGTGCTTATGCACCCGGCCCAGACCTACACAATGCAACAAGCAAATCCTTACTCATTCAACCCAAAGGCTCTTTGTAgcccctcctttcttttcttttcttttctttctctctcttgcctcttaTTCTCCACTCTTTTCCCCTACTCACGCACTcgttttttctccctcctcacaGTTTTGCCGGATACGTGACCCGTGCATGCACTCAGCCGGACTTGGTGAACTTCACCCTGAAGATGCTGGTGGCTCCTGCCCCTGTGGTCCTCATCTTCCTGGGCCTCATCATATTCAAAACGTACCCCATCgatgagaagaggaggcagGGAAACCGCAAAGTGTTACAAGAGCTAAGGTGAGGCTTCCACAGACCACACACTGGCTTGACCACACacgtgtacgcacacacacactcatgcatacacaaatacaaatatacaggTGTTTAAAAACAATCTCATTAAGGGATGATCAGGTGCATTCAGACATCAGTATTCTTGACTTTTTCAACATTAAGGAAGAAGGGGTATCTTCTCTCAGATCCCAGCCCTCTGTATAAAAGATCACATAAAACACCAATGTTTTATTTGAGTGCCTCCACTATTCTCTGTCTTAGATGGTCTTTAGATTCCAGTCCCCCATTGAGCAGTTTAATATCACCTGTCTCAACCAGGTTAAAGGTCACAAAGTGAAAGAGAGTATTAAGTCAGGCAACTTGAGAAGCATAGATATTGCTGAGTGCTCCTCTGTCCAGACTAGTTGAAAAATGGACCTAAGGTGTTAAAGACCTATTCAGGACTTTGAATTGATGGGATGTTACTGTTTTAAAAAGGTGGGAGTCACGTTGCATTGGAATGTTGACATTAGGGAATTGAGCAtacaggctttgtgtgtgttgctgcattCACTTTAGTTTCacactgtttttcttcttttgtatCTGGAAAACAGGGACTCTGACCAGGATTCACAGACAGACTCCACAGAACTGGGAAATATGGTGTAGGAACAAATGGAATATTACgcactgtttctctcacacacgtacgTAGTCTCATGTCTGGatacacgtgtgtatgtgtgtgtatatacatacactcacacacacacacacacacatacacacctcaaaGGTCACCACTTTGTGACTGTTCATCTCGGCTGTCTGAGTTTAAGGTCACCTTAACTGCTGCCATGGCGATGTGTTAAGGTATTCAGAGGGAGAtaatggtctttttttttctttttcttttaaaaaaaaaaaatcctgcaaATGATGAACACACAATCTAATAGCACCACCCAGTGGTCATCAGAGAGACTGCTCTACTTGTGCAcaaggcatgagtgtgtgatgccAGATCCTGGTTGCGTGTCTACATCTTTATGTCATCAACCAAAATGTGGGTTGCTTGTCTGATAATGGGAGACAATGATTTTACCCAAAACCTCATCAATGCTTTCattgcaagcaaaaaaatagGCTGTTTTTTGGTCTGATCCAATTCTTGTTTCCTTACTAAATCCTAAAGACATGGAGCTTTTTATGCATACTTCCTGGAAGATTTTCCATGATTGCACTTTTTTACAAGTTGGCTCACCCGATCAGCTTATTCTCCACACTGATAAGCTTTGATATGGACCTAGTCCAATACATCGTGCACTCTGCGATAACAAGAAGACTTTTCATAAACAAGCACTAAACCTACATTGGATATAAAGTGGATAAACCAGGGACAAAGAGAGCGTATTCTCTGCGGTTTTCTATGCTAACTGGTAAATTTAGATGAAAGAatagttctgttctgttgttacAGATTTAGTGGCACAAGCTTGGAAAAttcttaaaaataaaatcattaaaaacagtTTAGTGTAAAATACTATTCATACTGAATATCTGTGACTCAAATAACATTGTACTGTGATTGTCAATCATTTTAAGTAGGGATTggcatttatttaacattttgacTGTAACATAGCCAGAACGATCTGCTTCGGCAGCTCCTCTTTATGTGTGACGGTCATGGTTTGCATTTCAAAGGTGCTATTGTACTTTCAATCATTTAGATAAGAAGACTGTGAATTTGTTTGTAAAAGTGTGTACAGACTTATTGTCTGTGAtccagttgttgactaacttctttttttttacactggaGACAGTCATGCAACTATGCTTTGTGTACTGTAAAGTCCTGTAAAGTTTATTGCCAGAAAGATTTTTGTCATGGCCAACAGATGTTTAAAACACCTACCTGCATATGTTGACATTCATGGACCTTTTTTAAAATTTGCACGTTCTTAGAAAAGTATGTTTAAAGTTTTGGTGTGGTTTTATCACTGCAGTTTTGTGTAAGTACTTTTTGTACTCATGTTGGCAAAGCTTTATGGTATCCTTTTGCAGTAACTAGAACATTGTATTTAACTGAATTAGGCCTATAGCTGTCTTGTCAAAGGCAGCCACGCTGTGTACAACAAAAAGAAGTGGCCTGATTTCtgaaaaatgtatatgtgtaaatattgtaagtTGTAAATACATCCGGTGTCCTGTAgaatacatttactgtaaaaGATGCTGCTAAATCCAGGTACCATACAGTCTGTTGGGATTTGTAGGTACTaacttgaaatgaaatgtaaaaattaaaataaatactaaTATAAACTCACTTTGtaatgtctgtttctttctgagAAGACTGAAGGTTGGTTTGGTTGGTCTTTTTATTAGTCTATCAAGTCAAAAGAGATATAATGGCAACTtgtggccatctagtggtcacaCAAAAAGCTGCAGCCACTTAAGCTGTTTCCAAGGTTACAGCAGAGCGTCCATGTTTCAAATGTTCTGCTACTAGGTCTTCATTAACAGTGGTGGGAATGAACCACATTCACTGAAGTACTGTATTTATACCTATACTTTGTACTTCCACTCCTACATTTCAAAGGGAAGTATTGTGCTTTCTTTTCTACTACATGTTTTTGACTGCTTTAGTTTTACCCAATGGATAATATAACAAGCTTTTAAAATGAAGGTGAAACCAGTGGTTTTTAGCCTTTTTGGCTTCTGACGTCACTGTGTAGTCAGACATTTCAGTTGTTAATAGTTCAATCAAACAGAATTTTCCTCTAAACTTCTCAAATGGTTTCAATTTAATAAATGTTCAAATTATCCAATATCTCACCAAAAATTAAAGATTAGACAAAAATtccaaaaactgaaaacagattTTCCTTTCCTGTCCCATTAATCATCCCCTCAGATTGATCTGGAGTCCCTGTAAAACTGTATATAAAGTAGTTCAAACGAGCTTCCCCTCCAGCAGCTACAACAGTaacatgctgcttacacactgtTATTTAAGTATttataaataatattataaaaaaatatcagCTAGAGGGACCAAACCAGTACTTTTactttaactacattttgcagGTAACACCTATGTACATTTTTTAAACCGAAGTAGGGTTCTTCATGCATGACTTCTGCTTGTAATGGagtgctttttcagtgctttaaCTTAAGTAAAGGATTTGAATACATCTTCCACAACACTTCATCATGGTGATAGTAGCCTATTGATAGCCTACTGATTCGATCTTAATAGGCCACCACATGTCATTGTTTCATTAATAAGCCCTCAAATACTAGGAATGGCCAACTAAATTCACTATACTTTGTATCAATGTTATGCTACCCTTAAAGTTGCGAGCGTTTGAAATAATTGTGTGATATGAGGAGCACTTTGATACATTATCAAGCCCGTTTTGTTCAATTAGCCTAATTGTCAAGCTAATCAGGCTGGCCCATGCTGGATGCTGAATATGTATATTCAGAGGTAGGCCTAACAGGTTCGGTTCTTTAACATGAAAGGCGTAAGGCGAACGTGTATTTGTGTAACATTTTAAGCACATGGACCGCCCTTTGCCAACAATTTGAATATTACAGAATGGATTCAGATGTCGAAGATGATAGAAAGACGACGAGGCATAGCCTACTCACCGTAGTATTTTCGAGTAACGTCGTCGACTCTCAGTCAGCTTTCAAGAGTAGGCCTACAGACAGGAGCAGACTTGGATCACCCATATCGTCATATGTTCCATTTACGAATCTTGACGATACGGGTGACGTAGGTCTGCTCCTGTCTGTTCCGAGAGAGAAAAGTGTCACGCCAAGTCAATCTCGATTAATCGTCATCCTCCCCAGATTATTTCTGCTCTGTCAGATGTTTCAGTGACTTGCTCGAGTATAGATGTTGTAGTTACGGTCAAGAGGACTTTTTATGGATTCTCAGTGACTGCTGATGAACTAACGTTTGGTGACTCTTGCAAAAGCAACGGTATTCTAAAACCATATGGTCACCTGATGTTCAAATATTCTTTAACAGATTGTGGAAGCAAACGTGAGGTAAATTTGAAGATTAATCCATAAAGTATTGTAGTCTCCTATAGACAACCAGGACTTCACACGTAATCCTTTTATAGGAGTCCGCAAGCCATCTTGTCTACAAATTCGTGCTTCACTATGTACCGAAGATCACCCAGTCTCCGGTCCACAGAGCTTGTCGGATTAACGTTGGAATAGAATGTAGATTCCCAAGGTTTGCTTTCTCTCCCATGACTTCTTAATTGGGTCAAATTAAACAGATTTATAAGACTTAATGACTGGGTCAATGTAGGTAACATCATGTGTATCAGTTGGCTGTTCGGCCTACATGAAATGAGCCTACCAGGAAAATTATCAGGAGCCACCCTCCAGAATTCCGAATCCAACTGATGAACAGTAAGTAGAACACGCAACTGGCACATACTACAACACCTTTCCACATTCTCTTTAATCTTTTGACCATAGTTTAAACATATATGGCTACTACTACAGTGCTTTGCCTACACCTTGAAAAGCATTTCAAAATctaattagaattagaatgaaATTAGAAAGAGCAGCACATTCCTAGATAGATGGTTGTAGACCGAATGAGTCACGTGATTATAGATGACGCATTATAGCCATAATATTCCTTTCAAACCGACTGTGTTTCTGAAAGATGCTTCATCTCTGCCAAAGTCATCATCTCTGCCCAGcccttacactgtgtgtgtgtgtgtgtgtgtatgtgtgtgtgtgtgtgtgtgtttcagtcacgTGGAGTTCACCAGCCCTGTCAAACACTTACCTTCTGCAGCAGGAGGTCTGTGTCCAGGTTTCTGCTCTTGATCTGC
Above is a window of Clupea harengus chromosome 14, Ch_v2.0.2, whole genome shotgun sequence DNA encoding:
- the LOC105897996 gene encoding sodium-dependent lysophosphatidylcholine symporter 1-B — translated: MARGEGGEQYSATSLLPAKPGQDEFKDQKREQRRDHLSICNKICYAIGGAPYQITGSALGFFLQIYLLDVAQLDPFWASIILFVGRAWDAVTDPVVGFLVSRSEWTRFGRMMPWILISTPFAVMTYFMIWFVPPVEEGKVIWYLVFYCLFQSLQTCFHVPYSALTMFISSDQKERDSATAYRMTVEVLGTVLGTAIQGQIVGGAIAPCLRSELDTLSDLNSTQLGLEVNVSGISLNDTKQAYMIASGVICIVYVLCAIVLFVGVKEQEESGRLKADRRLSFFEGMRLVISFGPYIKLVMGFLFTSLAFMLLEGNLALFCTYTLGLRNDFQNVLLAIMLSGTISIPFWQWFLSRFGKKTAVYFGITWAVPFMIMVICLEPNIIVAYVVAVASGISVAAAFLLPWSMLPDVVDDFKVQNPDTQGHEAIFYSFYVFFTKFASGVSLGVSTLSLDFAGYVTRACTQPDLVNFTLKMLVAPAPVVLIFLGLIIFKTYPIDEKRRQGNRKVLQELRDSDQDSQTDSTELGNMV